The genomic interval TTAGACACGCATTTACGTACAGTTAAGGACAGATTTTCGGTAACAGCCGGAATACGGGTTTTCTGCTGGCTAAATCCAAACTTATTAATTTCAAAGCTAGGCAGGGAAATGTGTTCATATAAATACTTCTTTTGCTCCTCCGGACTCAACTGATGCATCAATGCACTCGGTAAATCCTGTTTTAAGCCTGCATACATTGTATTTAGTTCAGCCGTAGCATCACCCTGAGGATTAATATGAATATCTGCTTTCCGGATTTGCAGATTATCTTTGGCTGTATAGGCAGGTGTTTGAACCAGTTTTCCACCATCAGGAGTGAATAGAAGCGCATGTCTATTGTAGGTAGACCTTCCCAGATAACCAAATGGGGTAGTCTGGCTGGTACATTCAAGCCAGATGGTATCTTTAGCCATCGGTACACACAGAATCACATGGTTAAACTGATTACTTGGGAAATCAGCTCTGAAATCATTATCGTCGTCATCAGCATAGATAGAAGCGACAAATGATGGGATACCGGCTACTTTTAATAAAGCTTTCGTATAATTTGTCAGTGCTTTACAATCGCCATACCCTTTTTCTGCAACAGATTTGGCCTCAAATGTTTGCCAGCCGCCAATACCTAGCTGAATACTCACATAGCGGGTGTTTTTTTGCAGGTATTCGTAAATTTTTCTGGCTTTGGCTACCGGATCTTTTTCATTAGCCACCATTTGAATTACCTGCTGACGAATATTTTCAGGCAATTCATCCCGGTTGGCATTCAAATCATACAGCCATTTTCCTAATGATTTCCAGCTTTCCATATTTCCCTGATAACCATCTATTTCAAAAGAAGAGGGCGCAGTAATTACAGCTGGAATTAAAGAGTGTAAAGCAGGTCCCATCGGTTCGGCTGCAATGACCGGTAAATTTTCGATCTGCCAGGTATAGACTTTATTGGTTCCTTCTGTTTTTACACTCGCTTTAGTTGGTAAATTAATTTCTTTGTACCGGAGCGTTTGCGTATGCGGAATAATAATTGAGAAAACCGATTTTTCGACGGTATAATGCTCATCACTAGCCTGGGGTGTCCAGGAAGGGTAAAACAACATATTTTGCCTTACGGTTTCATATTCAAACTCAACCGTACATGGATACTGGCCACAATTGAAGGAAGCACGTTTTACCCGGTTGTCTTCAAAAAGCGAATTATCAGATACAGCACTAATATCTTGTATATCTGATTTTTTTAGTCTGTCTATTAATTTACCATTGGCATCATATAAAGAACCCTGAAGGTAGT from Rhodocytophaga rosea carries:
- a CDS encoding DUF3857 domain-containing transglutaminase family protein; translated protein: MKKTFIVTFLLLSYFHGFLQAGDTTGDIQYSVYTIPPSLKDNANAVQRMEEITFTVKSPGEGILKTRYAITILNEKGKKYAAVHVGYDKLNKFNYLQGSLYDANGKLIDRLKKSDIQDISAVSDNSLFEDNRVKRASFNCGQYPCTVEFEYETVRQNMLFYPSWTPQASDEHYTVEKSVFSIIIPHTQTLRYKEINLPTKASVKTEGTNKVYTWQIENLPVIAAEPMGPALHSLIPAVITAPSSFEIDGYQGNMESWKSLGKWLYDLNANRDELPENIRQQVIQMVANEKDPVAKARKIYEYLQKNTRYVSIQLGIGGWQTFEAKSVAEKGYGDCKALTNYTKALLKVAGIPSFVASIYADDDDNDFRADFPSNQFNHVILCVPMAKDTIWLECTSQTTPFGYLGRSTYNRHALLFTPDGGKLVQTPAYTAKDNLQIRKADIHINPQGDATAELNTMYAGLKQDLPSALMHQLSPEEQKKYLYEHISLPSFEINKFGFSQQKTRIPAVTENLSLTVRKCVSKSGNRIFLTPNLLTTSSVTLPATEKRKTEIIRNMSYTDVDTIRYHLPAGYHPEYQPENMSFKSKFGEYTASVQVSEGMIIYIRRMQIHKGKYPAEAYQEFMEFYKKVAKADKMQLVFVNKS